The proteins below come from a single Triticum aestivum cultivar Chinese Spring chromosome 5D, IWGSC CS RefSeq v2.1, whole genome shotgun sequence genomic window:
- the LOC123126343 gene encoding ethylene-responsive transcription factor 2-like, which translates to MAPKKTPKGKSGFFGVRQKPSGNWGVEFSDAGRRWWIGTYPSAHEAAHAYDVAVWRAKRPRSHLNFPEIESRAEAEMLVPQGINMKEITTKKKKTKKPSVVVIAGETDEEAMARFAREHPEYVQAEMEYYWMREAEQKKKGPKEDEAGPSTVIPIESSSEEDWEDFSEEEEEEGCDDPMKEEFWEQFRSSDEE; encoded by the coding sequence ATGGCGCCAAAGAAGACACCGAAGGGCAAGTCGGGCTTCTTCGGCGTGAGGCAGAAGCCCTCCGGCAACTGGGGTGTGGAGTTCTCCGATGCCGGAAGGCGTTGGTGGATCGGCACGTACCCCTCCGCCCACGAGGCCGCGCATGCCTACGACGTGGCGGTGTGGCGTGCCAAGAGGCCTCGGTCGCACCTCAACTTTCCAGAGATCGAGAGTCGGGCGGAAGCGGAGATGCTAGTGCCGCAGGGCATCAACATGAAGGAGATCACGACGaaaaagaagaagacgaagaagccgTCGGTTGTCGTCATTGCTGGCGAGACTGATGAGGAGGCGATGGCGAGGTTTGCTCGGGAGCATCCGGAGTACGTCCAGGCTGAAATGGAGTACTACTGGATGCGTGAGgcggagcagaagaagaaggggccgAAGGAGGATGAGGCCGGTCCCTCGACGGTGATCCCCATCGAGTCCTCTTCCGAGGAGGACTGGGAAGacttctcggaggaggaggaggaggaggggtgcgaCGACCCGATGAAGGAGGAGTTCTGGGagcagttccgtagctccgatgaGGAGTAG